From the genome of Gymnogyps californianus isolate 813 chromosome 4, ASM1813914v2, whole genome shotgun sequence:
GGACAAGTCTTATTCAGACAGTGTTACTCATATGGAAGATTAGAAGCCATTTTTTACTTGGATGGGTTTCCGTTGGATAATAATCAATCTGGTAGAGCGATACACATCCATGAGCTTGGGGATCTCAGCAATGGCTGTGATTCTACAGGAGGACACTATAACCCTTTCAGCGTGAATCACCCCCGTCACCCTGGGGATTTCGgcaacttttttcctaaagaaggcaaaatcagaaaatacaaatcaaatCTCTCTGCCACCATGTTTGGTCCATATTCCATCATGGGCAGATCCGTTGTGATCCATGAGCAGGAAGACGACATGGGCAAGGGCAACAATAAGGCCAGTTTGGAAAACGGAAATGCTGGGAAACGTCTGGCTTGCTGCGTGATTGGGATATGCAACAAGAACTTGTGGGAAGAGAAACTGTCTGCAGTTACAGACAAGAAGAAGAGAGGGCTCAACAAACGAACATAGAACCAGGCTTAAGCGAAGACCAACAAGCCGGCTACAGCCTGGGCAGCACAAAGTACCTTAGGCCGTGCCATTGGCCACTAGGATATATAGCTAAAGGATTCCCATTTCCATTTGCTTGCTCCTCTAAGAAATGCGTATCACTTTGTAGAGCCTCCTTTCTGTAAGCCCATCAATAAAACCAGCATCTACTCAACACTGTGATGTATTTTCTTGAAGAGAAAAGATTCCCTTTTATGCAGTTTGGGAGTTGAATGCATGTAAGTAAGAGTGCTAACGGATATGGTCGATAGTCT
Proteins encoded in this window:
- the SOD3 gene encoding extracellular superoxide dismutase [Cu-Zn], which gives rise to MLLLLSLVTGLALSASGVMTVKETDPSQEPFHDVQKKVNDLWQNLLYPVMPGNETDGMIYTTCEMKPSSKIHADKPQVTGQVLFRQCYSYGRLEAIFYLDGFPLDNNQSGRAIHIHELGDLSNGCDSTGGHYNPFSVNHPRHPGDFGNFFPKEGKIRKYKSNLSATMFGPYSIMGRSVVIHEQEDDMGKGNNKASLENGNAGKRLACCVIGICNKNLWEEKLSAVTDKKKRGLNKRT